The following is a genomic window from Ethanoligenens harbinense YUAN-3.
ACCGCATCGTTGAGCATCCGGATCTCGGGAGTGGTGGGATTGGGGCGTTTCACGCCGAGGAAAAACAGCTTGATATCCGACCGCTCTTCCGAAAGGATCTTGACGGCCTTGATGAGCGAAATGGGGTCAAACCAGTTCCAGACGCCGCCGCCCCAGATCAGGATGAAATCTTCCTTGTTGATGCCGGGCCAGACGCCCCGCAGCACATCGCGCGCGTGCACCGGCTCCTCATCCGCAATGCCGAAAGGAACAAGGTTGATCATCTTGCTGAAATTGTTGCTGATGTCATAGGCTTCCGGCGAGATGCGGTTGACCGACGTGAGCATGCCCATCCAGTAATCGCGCTGGACGATATTGGCAGCCACAAAAAAGTCGCCAAGCCGCAGTTGCTTCAACAATGCTTTCAGCGAATAGGCCGCATTGCCTCTGCGGTGTGTCAGGGGCTGATCCTTGAGCGCCTCAATGTTCTCGATGACAAACGGATCATACAGGTCAAAAATCAGGTATTTCTGTTTGGCTATATCCGGAAAACTGCGAGTGTTGTCCAGGATGAAGCCCTGCAGGAGGATGACGTCCGCCTCGACCGCCGCCTGGCAGAGCTTATCCTCCATTTCAAATGTATACTGCACCGTTTTAAACCGGGTATCCTCCAGTCCTTCCATACCGTAGGAGGCAAGGGTCACGTCGCAGGTTTTGCTGATCGCTTTTGCAAATTCAAAATAACGGATCGCAGGGCCCGCCATCTTTTTGCCGGTCTGATCCGCGGTCACCAGAAGCACTTTCCGCTTGAACGGATGGTGGAAAGCCTGGTCGATGCCAAACAGATGGATCAGATCGTATTTCAGCGCATGGTAGGCATAGGCATCCGCACCGACACAGGCAAACGGGTCTGTGAAAAACGCTGCGATCTTGTCGTCGTCCATTTTACGGTTCTGCTGGATATACGCGCGTTTTTCCGTCATGACCCGCAGGTTCCGGACAAACGCGTTCTGTGCCGCCAGATGCGACGCGCCCAAATGGGTGATGTGCGCCTCTTGATGTATGAAATCCCCGCTGGATATCCGCAGGTCATAATCTTCCTCGTTCAGGCCGGATTCCTTGAAGATCAGGGCATTGTTCATCAACAGGGTGGGCCAGAACGCTTTGTTCAGCATCTCGTCGCTGGAGTTTTTATATACGGTATACAGGCTGTTTCGGAAATACAGGTAGCGCATCCGCTCACGCGCGAACGTGGAGCCGGTGCTGTGGTGTTTATGATTGACGCGCGATTTGGCCGACAGCACCACCCGATAGCCCAGGGTATTCATCCGCCAACCCAGATCCGCATCTTCAAAATAGGCAAAGAAATCCTCGTCAAACCCGCCGATTTCCAGAAAAATCTTCCGGTCCACCAGCATGGCGCCGCCGCAGGCAAAAAAGAGGTCTTTGTCCTGCGTGAAAAGCGGCTCCAACTCTTTGATCGGCTCATGGAAATGGTCTTGAAAACCCATCCCGTAAAACGTCAGGCTGCCGCCGGCAAAATCCAGCAGTTCGCCGTTCCAGTTGAGAATGACCGAACCCGCGCAGGTGGCCTGATTGACTTCAATGGAGCGCACCAGTTCGGCCAGCCAGCGTTTGTGCACCTTCATGTCGTTGTTGAGAAACGCCACATATTCGCCGGAAGCGGCGCGCGCGCCGTCGTTGCTTGGCTTGGCAAACCCCTCGTTTTTGGTATTGCGGATCAGCTTGACCCATCTGTATTTTTCCCGCACGAATTCCACGGAACCATCTTTGGAGCCGTTGTCTACCAGGACCACTTCGATCTTATCTTTCGGATAATCCAGCCGCTGGATCGATTTGAAGCATTCATCCAGATGGCGCAGGCCATTGAGGTTCACGATCACAATGGAGACCGACGGTTCAAAAGGCATTACATTCCCACCCATTCTTTGATATTCTTTCTTTTTATATGTCTTTTAGTTAAAACCCGGAATTAAAACCCGGCGAGGTCATTCCTGCTCCAAATGGCAGAAATCGGCATACGCCTCCAAAACAGCGTCGGTGTCATCAAGCATTTTCATATGGCCGTGATCCAGCCAGAGAACCTGTTTGCACAGCCTTTTGATGTCCTGCATGGAGTGCGACACGAACACCACCGTGGCGCCGCCGTGGATCATATCCATCATTTTATGCTGGCTTTTCTGCTGGAACGGCGGGTCGCCCACCGAGAGGATCTCATCCACGATGAGGATCTGCGGTGCCACCAGCGTGGCGATGGCGAAGGCAAGCCTTGCCACCATACCGGAGGAGAAGTTGCGCACCGGCACGTCCATGAATGTGGAAAGTTCCGAAAAATCGACGATCTCCTGGTATTTCTCCTGCAAAAACTGCTTGCTGTAGCCGAGGATGGAGCCGTTGAGGAACACATTCTCCTTGGCGGTGAGCTCCATGTCAAACCCGGCGCCCAACTCGATCATCGGCGCGATGGTGCCGTGCAGCTCCACTTTCCCGGCGGTGGGCTTCATCACGCCCGAAATCACCTTGAGCAGCGTGCTCTTGCCGGCGCCGTTGGTGCCCACCAGACCCAGCACCTCACCCTTTGGCACTTCGAAGGAGATATCCCGCAGCGCCCAAAACTCCTCTTTTTTTGCCAGATCGTGCTTCAGAGAACGAATCAGGAACTCTTTGAGCGTGTTCACCCGGTCTTTGCCGAGATTGAAGCGCATCGACACATTTTCTACTTTAATCAAAAGGAAAACCCCCGTAGCGGACATCCTGAAAACCAGCCGTTTTCAGATGTAGTAGATGAAGCGGTCCTGCTTCCATCGGAAAAAGAGGGCGCCGATGAGCAGCGTGAGCAGCGACGCGGCCAGACAGATCAGGTTGAGATGCAGCGTGGGAAGCTGGCCGTCGAGAATGATGTTCCGGGCATAGGTGATGTAGTAATACATCGGGTTAAGCTTCATGAGAGGCATCATAAACCAGTGGTATTTGCTGTTTTGAATGGTGTCGATCGAATAGATGATTGGCGTCATATACATCCACATGGTGATGACCACGCTGTAAATATAGAACATGTCCCGGAAAAAGACCGTGATAGCCGACAGGAACAGCGCCACGCCCATGGCGAAAATAATGACATAGATCATGTCCAGCGGCAGGAAAACATGCAGCCAGGTGACCTGCACCGGCTGGAAGAAAAGAATGACATAGAGCGCCACCAGCGAAAACACGAAGTTGATGGCGCTGGAAAGCACCTTGGAAAGCGGGAAGATATATTTGGGCATGTAGACCTTGGTGATGAGGTTGAAATTGTTGACCACCGCGCCCATGGCCAGACTGGTCGCCTCGGAAAAATAGTTCCAGAACAACAAGCCCGAAAGCAGGAAGACCGGGTAGCTCTTGATGGTGCTGTTGCCCCGCAGCTGCATGACTCCCTCAAAAACGACCGTCAGCACGATCATGGTAAGCAGCGGGTTGAGCACGCTCCAAAGCACGCCCAAAATCGACCGCTTGTATTTCACCTTGAAATCACGGATGACCAGCTGCTGCAACAGATAGGAATATTTTTTAAAATTTTTTAAAGTTTTCAGCATGACACACTCCAACAGTCTGCAAAAACTGTTTTCAGAAAGCCGAGACGGCCGTTTCAGCGGTTCTGGTACATTTTTTCGTAGTAAT
Proteins encoded in this region:
- a CDS encoding glycosyltransferase, whose amino-acid sequence is MPFEPSVSIVIVNLNGLRHLDECFKSIQRLDYPKDKIEVVLVDNGSKDGSVEFVREKYRWVKLIRNTKNEGFAKPSNDGARAASGEYVAFLNNDMKVHKRWLAELVRSIEVNQATCAGSVILNWNGELLDFAGGSLTFYGMGFQDHFHEPIKELEPLFTQDKDLFFACGGAMLVDRKIFLEIGGFDEDFFAYFEDADLGWRMNTLGYRVVLSAKSRVNHKHHSTGSTFARERMRYLYFRNSLYTVYKNSSDEMLNKAFWPTLLMNNALIFKESGLNEEDYDLRISSGDFIHQEAHITHLGASHLAAQNAFVRNLRVMTEKRAYIQQNRKMDDDKIAAFFTDPFACVGADAYAYHALKYDLIHLFGIDQAFHHPFKRKVLLVTADQTGKKMAGPAIRYFEFAKAISKTCDVTLASYGMEGLEDTRFKTVQYTFEMEDKLCQAAVEADVILLQGFILDNTRSFPDIAKQKYLIFDLYDPFVIENIEALKDQPLTHRRGNAAYSLKALLKQLRLGDFFVAANIVQRDYWMGMLTSVNRISPEAYDISNNFSKMINLVPFGIADEEPVHARDVLRGVWPGINKEDFILIWGGGVWNWFDPISLIKAVKILSEERSDIKLFFLGVKRPNPTTPEIRMLNDAVALAKELDLYDRHVFFNFDWVDYNDRQNYLLEADAGVSFHFDTVETHFSFRTRILDYLWANLPIIGTEGDYFAELIREKEMGVTVGFQAVDEIAQAIRKLADDKAFYARCKEHIAQVAEDYRWSKVSKPIVDFCQNPVHLRDLTFHIAELESGEREEVREIDRLPSVGRPARRGSVQQMLYEIEQRQIELQKSIRRVSHDGRDANERLAELQTWSYMMNDRFNKFKGIANPFKFLKRLFRRR
- a CDS encoding ABC transporter permease, which encodes MLKTLKNFKKYSYLLQQLVIRDFKVKYKRSILGVLWSVLNPLLTMIVLTVVFEGVMQLRGNSTIKSYPVFLLSGLLFWNYFSEATSLAMGAVVNNFNLITKVYMPKYIFPLSKVLSSAINFVFSLVALYVILFFQPVQVTWLHVFLPLDMIYVIIFAMGVALFLSAITVFFRDMFYIYSVVITMWMYMTPIIYSIDTIQNSKYHWFMMPLMKLNPMYYYITYARNIILDGQLPTLHLNLICLAASLLTLLIGALFFRWKQDRFIYYI
- a CDS encoding ABC transporter ATP-binding protein; the protein is MRFNLGKDRVNTLKEFLIRSLKHDLAKKEEFWALRDISFEVPKGEVLGLVGTNGAGKSTLLKVISGVMKPTAGKVELHGTIAPMIELGAGFDMELTAKENVFLNGSILGYSKQFLQEKYQEIVDFSELSTFMDVPVRNFSSGMVARLAFAIATLVAPQILIVDEILSVGDPPFQQKSQHKMMDMIHGGATVVFVSHSMQDIKRLCKQVLWLDHGHMKMLDDTDAVLEAYADFCHLEQE